A stretch of DNA from bacterium:
GTCAGCTTCGGCCAGGGCCCGGCCAGCGTGCTGCCGCACGTCTTCGGCATGGCGCTGGCCGCGGCGCTGCTGCTCGCGCTCGCGGCGCGGATCTTCCGCTACGACTGATCCGGTCCCGGGCGCAGGAAGTCGACCAGCGCAGCCAGGGTCTCCTCGCTGCCCTCGCCCTCGATGAAGCCGTAGTGATCGGGCGTCACCAGGCAGCGGTAGCGCGCGCCGGGCAGCCGCCCCGCGAGACGGCGCTGGAGCCCCGGCGGCGTCGAGCGATCGCCCGCGCCCGCGAGGACGAGCGTCCCGAGGCCCGGCGCGAGTGCGCCCACGAGTCGGCTGGCGCGGGCGCGGTCCAGCCAGGGCAGCGCGACGCTGCGGATCAGCGCCCGCGGCTCCGGAACGAGGCGCGCCGTCACGGCCCGGCGCAGTGCGGCGCCCTGCCGATTCATGAAGAGGGCCGTGTAGCGCTCGACCGCGGGCAGGGCGAGACCGCCGCCGACGAGCAGCG
This window harbors:
- a CDS encoding alpha/beta fold hydrolase, encoding MRALVVHGMFCTVWHCGRLVEGLRGAGLDARGLELPDRGRPHARLAEHVAFVAGEAEAAAAGGAPVALVGHSLGGLVCLLAAARLGDRLARLALLAPAPPAGLHAVSAANARLFLPLLVGGGLALPAVERYTALFMNRQGAALRRAVTARLVPEPRALIRSVALPWLDRARASRLVGALAPGLGTLVLAGAGDRSTPPGLQRRLAGRLPGARYRCLVTPDHYGFIEGEGSEETLAALVDFLRPGPDQS